In Acidimicrobiia bacterium, the following proteins share a genomic window:
- a CDS encoding Hsp70 family protein, whose amino-acid sequence MGYFVGIDLGTTFTAAAINRNGRVEMVSLGQHTSVIPSMVFLRETDEMLIGEPAERRGATDPARLAHEFKRRMGDTAPIMLGSSPYSADQITAALLRFVVNAVARQEGGPADGVAITYPANWGPFKVEILREAAKLADLRDAVLLTEPFAAAVYYASTERVEAGDTIAVYDLGGGTFDAVVLRKTVEGWEQLGRPEGVERLGGVDFDEAVFRHVRDALGPAFDALDQNDPNVRAAVSRLASDCIAAKEALSSDSDATIAVILPGLQSEIRLTRGEFEAMIRPTLRGTVDALRRALASASVDPASLETVLLVGGSSRIPLVSEVVTAALGRPVAVDAHPKHAVALGAALVMGSARRTAAAAAANGDTPVAVGAAAVSDAPPATAASAPPSPPRDHGGPRTSGAPSGGPSGTPRTRPTRRRGPMLAAIIGAVVVLLAVGAVVLASQGGDGDSSASPPGSSSATTDATLTCTSGSSRCAFLTDVRLDGETYIATYVVQGFQPIIFEPNVKGKPSDHHVHFFFDTVGADHAGSNTPQPGIWEVWDKDSGHGELRFDAFNLTNQNDKGGEGATKLCILVADKDHGVEAGSGNCLPLPASS is encoded by the coding sequence ATGGGCTACTTCGTCGGGATCGATCTCGGCACGACGTTCACGGCAGCGGCGATCAACCGGAACGGGCGGGTCGAGATGGTGTCCCTCGGCCAGCACACGTCGGTGATCCCGTCCATGGTGTTCCTGCGCGAGACCGACGAGATGCTCATCGGCGAGCCCGCGGAACGTCGGGGCGCGACCGATCCCGCCCGTCTCGCGCACGAGTTCAAGCGGCGCATGGGCGACACCGCGCCGATCATGCTCGGGTCGTCTCCCTATTCGGCCGATCAGATCACCGCCGCGCTCCTGCGTTTTGTCGTCAACGCAGTGGCCCGACAGGAGGGTGGTCCGGCCGACGGAGTCGCGATCACGTACCCGGCGAACTGGGGCCCGTTCAAGGTCGAGATCCTGCGCGAGGCCGCGAAACTCGCCGATCTTCGAGACGCCGTGCTCCTCACCGAACCCTTCGCCGCGGCTGTGTACTACGCGTCAACCGAACGCGTCGAGGCCGGCGACACGATTGCGGTGTACGACCTCGGTGGCGGAACGTTCGACGCGGTGGTGCTGCGTAAGACCGTCGAAGGGTGGGAACAACTCGGCCGTCCGGAAGGTGTCGAGCGCCTGGGTGGTGTCGACTTCGACGAAGCGGTATTCCGTCACGTACGCGACGCGCTCGGTCCGGCCTTCGATGCCCTCGACCAGAACGATCCGAACGTGCGCGCCGCGGTGTCGCGCCTCGCGAGTGACTGCATTGCCGCGAAGGAAGCGTTGTCGTCGGACTCGGACGCAACGATAGCGGTGATCCTGCCGGGACTCCAGAGCGAGATCCGACTCACGCGTGGCGAGTTCGAGGCGATGATTCGTCCGACGCTGCGCGGCACGGTGGACGCGCTCCGGCGCGCGCTGGCGTCGGCCTCCGTCGATCCCGCAAGCCTCGAGACCGTCCTTCTGGTGGGTGGATCGTCACGCATCCCGCTCGTCTCCGAGGTGGTCACCGCGGCGCTGGGCCGCCCGGTTGCCGTGGACGCGCACCCGAAGCACGCGGTCGCGCTCGGTGCCGCGTTGGTCATGGGATCGGCACGGCGGACAGCCGCGGCCGCGGCAGCGAACGGCGACACACCCGTCGCGGTCGGTGCGGCCGCCGTGAGCGACGCGCCCCCTGCGACAGCCGCAAGCGCGCCCCCGTCCCCGCCGCGAGACCACGGCGGGCCCCGCACCAGTGGTGCACCGTCGGGTGGACCCTCAGGTACACCGCGCACACGACCCACACGGCGGCGCGGGCCGATGCTGGCCGCGATCATCGGCGCGGTGGTCGTATTGCTGGCGGTCGGTGCCGTGGTGCTCGCGTCTCAGGGCGGAGACGGCGATTCCTCGGCCTCGCCGCCTGGCTCGTCGTCGGCGACGACCGATGCAACGCTCACGTGTACGTCGGGGTCGAGCCGGTGTGCGTTCCTCACCGACGTTCGCCTCGACGGGGAGACCTACATCGCGACCTACGTCGTGCAGGGCTTCCAACCGATCATCTTCGAACCGAACGTGAAGGGGAAGCCGAGCGATCACCACGTCCACTTCTTCTTCGACACCGTCGGCGCCGATCACGCGGGTTCGAACACTCCGCAACCAGGGATCTGGGAGGTGTGGGACAAGGACTCGGGCCACGGTGAGCTGCGCTTCGACGCGTTCAACCTCACGAACCAGAACGACAAGGGTGGCGAGGGCGCAACGAAGCTCTGCATCCTCGTCGCCGACAAGGATCACGGGGTGGAGGCAGGGAGCGGCAACTGCCTCCCGCTACCCGCGTCTTCCTGA
- a CDS encoding AAA family ATPase, producing the protein MRTRATDVVQAAEEGRSQALVVHGELGMGKTTLLDEVRVAAAHRAVAVLETRGVEADAELGFASLLTLLRPLDDELDELAGPNAVDVRAALTLGTREPTDDRRVRLGVYRVITNLAERGLVLVLVDDAHHLDAATSSVLAFVISRLARDPVAMLLTVDGELLPPLGDLALPTVTLGPLPREELEALVRSEGPIAPDALARCCALADGNPLIAIEVARSLDADERAGRVPVSLLPRPPAALARRLAMRFDELADDAGRALVVVAADDTGRLGVVRAALAQLAEPTEALERAERSGLIEVDGPTVRFAHPLLRAVAYHRVAPPSRRAAHRALAGVLSGPEDAAARAWQLAAAAEGEDETAAEALVLVAGDLARRGGAASAARVLERAAGLTTPGNVRSARMLAAAEAWVTAFEPDAARRALAEVAPSADPEILVGAAQVARWTDGPVAALERVRVATDGAVRDLALAMEADLLLDTVGAAAAAELAGPLVERAATAGGARVLAEIVLARVGGDLPVHAPAEESAVGGRVAALVALRRVQAAGESGAVIALPALRGVEVVVAAATARRHAGDVVGAYDRLVLELGLVPERASLQRAFVEVALADIEQLLGRDDDARAHLASALPLLGERQARALGAGGPWVEGRLALGTGDVASACAPLETAARCRPHLYAPELAVALAAAGRPNEAERWVGAIADQYDAGSLTAARCARARAALRGDDTLFLRAAAETDDAGLPIEACETRLAHAEHLTRTRRADEGRELALLAGDELARLGIRGWAVRVGRVLDPATGTPGDVAGELTSAEYRVALAVAEGATNREAAATLFLSVKTVDFHLQNIYRKLGLRSRTELAVRLTRHTDPTLRSRTST; encoded by the coding sequence GTGCGAACACGCGCGACCGACGTGGTGCAGGCGGCCGAGGAAGGTCGTTCCCAAGCTCTGGTCGTGCACGGCGAGCTGGGCATGGGCAAGACGACGCTGCTCGACGAAGTGCGCGTGGCTGCTGCTCACCGCGCCGTCGCGGTGCTCGAGACGCGCGGCGTCGAAGCCGACGCCGAGCTCGGTTTCGCTTCGTTGCTCACGCTCCTCCGTCCGCTCGACGACGAGCTCGACGAGCTCGCCGGCCCGAACGCCGTCGACGTGCGGGCGGCGCTGACGCTCGGGACGCGCGAGCCCACCGACGATCGCCGGGTGAGACTCGGTGTGTACCGCGTCATCACGAACCTCGCCGAGCGTGGCCTCGTGCTCGTGCTCGTCGACGACGCGCACCACCTCGATGCGGCGACGAGCTCCGTGCTCGCGTTCGTCATCAGCCGCCTCGCGCGCGACCCGGTGGCGATGCTGCTCACGGTGGACGGTGAGCTGCTACCGCCACTCGGCGATCTCGCGCTGCCGACCGTCACGCTCGGCCCGCTGCCTCGCGAGGAGCTGGAGGCATTGGTGCGATCGGAGGGCCCTATTGCACCCGACGCGCTGGCGCGGTGCTGTGCGCTCGCCGACGGCAACCCCCTGATCGCAATCGAGGTCGCGCGATCGCTCGATGCCGACGAGCGCGCCGGGCGCGTGCCCGTGTCACTGCTCCCGCGACCTCCCGCGGCGCTCGCGCGCCGGCTCGCGATGCGGTTCGACGAGCTTGCCGACGACGCCGGTCGCGCACTCGTGGTCGTGGCCGCCGACGACACCGGACGGCTCGGGGTCGTGCGCGCCGCGCTCGCGCAACTCGCCGAGCCGACCGAGGCGCTCGAGCGCGCCGAACGATCCGGCCTGATCGAAGTCGACGGGCCTACCGTGCGGTTCGCGCACCCGCTGCTCCGCGCCGTCGCCTATCACCGGGTTGCTCCACCGAGTCGCCGCGCCGCGCACCGGGCCCTTGCCGGCGTGCTATCCGGGCCTGAGGACGCGGCGGCACGCGCGTGGCAGCTTGCCGCCGCCGCCGAAGGCGAGGACGAGACCGCCGCCGAGGCCCTCGTGCTGGTGGCCGGCGACCTGGCGCGCCGCGGCGGCGCGGCGTCAGCGGCGCGCGTCCTCGAACGCGCCGCCGGTCTCACTACCCCGGGAAATGTGCGCTCGGCGCGCATGCTCGCGGCCGCGGAAGCCTGGGTCACCGCGTTCGAACCCGACGCCGCGCGTCGCGCGCTCGCGGAGGTTGCCCCTTCCGCCGATCCGGAGATACTCGTGGGCGCCGCGCAGGTCGCACGGTGGACCGACGGACCGGTCGCCGCGCTGGAGCGAGTGCGGGTTGCGACCGACGGTGCGGTGCGTGACCTGGCGCTCGCGATGGAGGCCGACCTGCTCCTCGATACGGTCGGGGCAGCGGCGGCCGCCGAGCTTGCCGGTCCGCTCGTGGAGCGTGCAGCAACCGCCGGTGGCGCGCGCGTGCTCGCTGAGATCGTGCTGGCGCGCGTGGGCGGCGACCTGCCGGTACACGCGCCCGCCGAGGAATCAGCGGTTGGTGGACGCGTCGCCGCGCTCGTCGCGCTACGCCGCGTGCAGGCGGCCGGGGAGAGCGGTGCAGTCATCGCCCTGCCCGCGCTCCGTGGCGTCGAAGTCGTGGTTGCGGCGGCGACCGCGAGGCGTCATGCGGGTGATGTCGTCGGTGCCTACGACCGGCTGGTGCTCGAACTGGGACTGGTGCCGGAACGCGCGTCGCTCCAGCGCGCGTTCGTGGAGGTCGCACTCGCCGACATCGAGCAACTGCTCGGTCGTGACGACGACGCGCGGGCTCACCTCGCGAGCGCGCTGCCGCTGCTCGGCGAACGCCAGGCCCGCGCACTCGGTGCCGGAGGACCCTGGGTGGAAGGCCGTCTCGCGCTCGGTACCGGCGACGTCGCCTCGGCGTGCGCTCCACTCGAGACCGCGGCGCGCTGCCGTCCTCATCTGTACGCGCCGGAGCTGGCCGTCGCGCTCGCCGCGGCCGGTCGGCCGAACGAGGCGGAGCGATGGGTCGGGGCGATCGCGGATCAGTACGACGCGGGTTCTCTCACTGCAGCGAGGTGCGCACGCGCGCGGGCCGCGTTGCGCGGCGACGACACCCTCTTCTTGCGCGCGGCAGCCGAGACCGACGATGCCGGGTTGCCGATCGAAGCGTGCGAGACGCGTCTCGCGCACGCCGAGCACCTCACGCGCACGCGTCGCGCCGACGAGGGTCGCGAGCTCGCTCTCCTCGCTGGCGACGAGCTCGCGCGCTTGGGCATACGAGGATGGGCGGTGCGGGTCGGCCGGGTGCTCGACCCCGCGACGGGGACACCCGGTGACGTTGCGGGCGAGCTCACGTCGGCCGAATACCGTGTGGCGCTCGCAGTCGCCGAGGGCGCCACCAACCGCGAGGCCGCGGCCACGCTGTTCTTGTCGGTGAAGACCGTCGACTTCCACCTGCAGAACATCTACCGAAAGCTCGGGCTGCGCTCTCGAACCGAACTCGCGGTGCGCCTGACCCGTCACACCGACCCGACCCTCCGGAGTAGGACGTCGACATGA
- a CDS encoding amidohydrolase family protein, whose protein sequence is MDRLTKSYPVFDCDAHINDPEQIWDYVPESQKELVRNTYWRGDAEAWLNGDTPVMGGGNAHFPGYNPICIAGPQMNKKIMRKLNTMALTPEQKAYLHHDGAISGRARLIEMDLMGIDQVLVIPTMVIMHVPFATNAEGVDAFCKAYNNFVVDWCSEERSRLFGAAFLPAQDPQYTVNEIHRAAGLGLPVGLIRPIDAQAKYPNAAAPSMMANGAYDAVFKAFEETGMVLGMHTFPAPNYPHPLGPDYLASPGELFNRAGIDSQTFSFVHEMQVWLSQVLLSGLLDRYPKLKMAVFESNAEWLPYTLKTCDRLFKLYARERGTATDRLPSEAFHQQCVISFESDEVGVFRQWTHFAKIGIWASDAYHHDGADSWSAMRNMAECGVPEEVQADLLGGNARQFYGIEGKLFVTDEAAPIDRPDWFPQGPELEEWAHIVAHPRENAQKMAELGLDPMSLLSGETEVAAGKGTY, encoded by the coding sequence ATGGACCGTCTGACCAAGTCCTACCCGGTCTTCGACTGCGACGCGCACATCAACGATCCGGAGCAGATCTGGGACTACGTCCCCGAATCGCAGAAGGAGCTCGTGCGCAACACCTACTGGCGCGGCGACGCCGAAGCGTGGCTGAACGGCGACACGCCGGTCATGGGTGGCGGGAACGCCCACTTCCCCGGGTACAACCCGATCTGCATCGCGGGCCCGCAGATGAACAAGAAGATCATGCGCAAGCTCAACACGATGGCGCTCACGCCTGAGCAGAAGGCGTACCTCCATCACGACGGCGCGATCAGCGGGCGCGCGCGTCTCATCGAGATGGACCTCATGGGGATCGACCAGGTGCTCGTGATCCCCACCATGGTGATCATGCACGTTCCGTTCGCGACGAACGCAGAGGGTGTCGACGCGTTCTGCAAGGCCTACAACAACTTCGTCGTCGACTGGTGCAGCGAAGAGCGCAGCCGGCTCTTCGGCGCTGCATTCCTGCCCGCGCAGGATCCGCAGTACACCGTGAACGAGATCCACCGCGCCGCCGGGCTCGGGCTGCCCGTGGGTCTCATCCGTCCGATCGACGCACAGGCCAAGTACCCGAACGCGGCGGCGCCGTCGATGATGGCGAACGGCGCGTACGACGCGGTGTTCAAAGCGTTCGAAGAGACCGGCATGGTGTTGGGCATGCACACGTTCCCCGCGCCGAACTACCCGCACCCCCTCGGACCCGACTACCTTGCGTCACCCGGCGAGCTCTTCAACCGCGCCGGCATCGACTCGCAGACGTTCTCGTTCGTGCACGAGATGCAGGTGTGGCTCTCGCAGGTGCTCCTCAGCGGGCTGCTCGACCGCTATCCGAAGCTGAAGATGGCAGTGTTCGAGTCCAACGCGGAGTGGCTGCCGTACACCCTGAAGACGTGCGACCGCCTGTTCAAGCTGTACGCGCGCGAGCGCGGCACCGCGACCGACCGTCTGCCGTCGGAAGCGTTCCACCAGCAGTGTGTGATCTCGTTCGAGTCTGACGAGGTCGGCGTGTTCAGGCAGTGGACGCACTTCGCCAAGATCGGCATCTGGGCGTCCGACGCCTACCACCACGACGGGGCCGACTCGTGGAGCGCGATGCGCAACATGGCCGAGTGCGGGGTTCCCGAGGAGGTGCAGGCCGACTTGCTCGGCGGCAACGCCCGCCAGTTCTACGGCATCGAGGGCAAGCTCTTCGTTACCGACGAAGCGGCACCGATCGATCGTCCCGACTGGTTCCCG
- a CDS encoding Hsp70 family protein, protein MSTGSVALGVDLGTTWTGAAIAAPGGEAEALVLGEAGPAMPSVVAFEGDAVLAGDAAERRVLAEPTSGAREPKRRLGDTTPYVIGGTPYGADTLMGHLLHHVLDAATAHSGAPPAVVVLTHPANWGEYKLDLLREAGRVAGRDDVALRSEPEAAALHYVHLGRVHTGEAVAVYDFGGGTFDVAVVRCGESGCEVLGTPQGLERLGGLDLDEAVLAHVNTAVDGRLATIDPADAAFRRAFAQLRADCTRAKEALSVDSEASVQVGLPDLVLEVRITREEFEAAVQPRLNDTLGAFDRALASAGLTAGDLAGVLLVGGSSRIPLVAEMVAQHTGRPILVDADAKLVVALGAAGSAATPATVGAPTGALTEETAMADTTDSEEKAGGDGAKRDKPKRTAAKRPAKKIAGRTVGRAAGAAAGVAAAAGVTAAGAGALMSDGGDDDDTGAGAGGVATADPPLAPPAPADDSMDEFEDAAGSSGPGTTAFTGSGPAAGAGGGGAGSGGAGSGGAGSGGAGSG, encoded by the coding sequence ATGAGCACCGGCTCGGTTGCGCTCGGCGTGGACCTCGGGACAACGTGGACGGGCGCCGCCATCGCGGCACCGGGTGGGGAGGCCGAGGCCCTGGTCCTGGGCGAGGCGGGCCCCGCGATGCCGTCGGTGGTGGCCTTCGAGGGTGACGCGGTGCTGGCCGGCGATGCCGCGGAGCGCCGCGTGCTCGCCGAACCCACATCGGGCGCCCGCGAACCGAAGCGCCGCCTGGGTGACACCACTCCCTACGTGATCGGCGGGACTCCCTACGGGGCCGACACGCTGATGGGTCATCTGCTGCACCACGTCCTCGACGCGGCCACCGCGCACTCCGGTGCGCCTCCCGCGGTGGTCGTGTTGACGCATCCCGCGAACTGGGGCGAGTACAAGCTCGATCTGCTGCGCGAAGCCGGACGCGTCGCCGGCCGCGACGATGTGGCGCTGCGCAGCGAGCCCGAAGCCGCGGCGCTGCACTACGTGCACCTCGGCCGCGTGCACACGGGAGAGGCTGTCGCCGTCTACGACTTCGGCGGTGGAACGTTCGACGTTGCCGTCGTGCGGTGCGGCGAATCCGGCTGCGAGGTGCTCGGCACGCCGCAGGGGCTCGAACGACTCGGCGGCCTCGATCTCGACGAGGCCGTGCTGGCACACGTGAACACCGCCGTCGACGGTCGCCTCGCGACGATCGATCCCGCCGACGCGGCCTTCCGCCGCGCGTTCGCGCAACTGCGCGCAGACTGCACGCGCGCGAAGGAAGCACTGTCTGTCGACAGCGAAGCGTCGGTGCAGGTGGGGCTGCCGGATCTGGTGCTCGAGGTGCGCATCACGCGTGAGGAGTTCGAGGCCGCAGTGCAGCCGCGGCTCAACGACACCCTCGGGGCGTTCGACCGCGCATTGGCTTCCGCGGGGTTGACGGCCGGTGACCTCGCGGGGGTTTTGCTCGTCGGCGGGTCGTCACGCATCCCGCTCGTTGCCGAGATGGTCGCCCAGCACACAGGGCGTCCGATCCTGGTCGACGCCGACGCGAAACTGGTCGTCGCGCTCGGGGCGGCCGGGAGTGCCGCAACCCCTGCGACCGTCGGCGCGCCGACAGGCGCGCTTACAGAGGAGACAGCAATGGCTGACACAACCGACTCTGAGGAGAAGGCAGGCGGCGACGGCGCGAAGCGGGACAAGCCCAAGCGCACTGCGGCGAAGCGTCCCGCGAAGAAGATCGCCGGTCGTACGGTCGGCCGCGCCGCCGGCGCCGCCGCTGGGGTCGCGGCCGCAGCGGGGGTCACCGCGGCCGGGGCCGGGGCGCTGATGAGCGACGGCGGCGACGACGACGACACCGGCGCAGGTGCGGGCGGCGTCGCCACCGCGGATCCACCCCTGGCTCCGCCGGCGCCCGCCGACGACAGCATGGACGAGTTCGAGGACGCCGCGGGCTCGTCGGGTCCGGGCAC